The following coding sequences lie in one Alosa alosa isolate M-15738 ecotype Scorff River chromosome 21, AALO_Geno_1.1, whole genome shotgun sequence genomic window:
- the LOC125286635 gene encoding T-box transcription factor TBX22-like encodes MQGLSSRAHAFSVEALVGKSCKRVKVESEKDERLQDHSTPEKERSSSAGTMIADGEMQESERRRKASLLLRKPVDSERDPESEREVRMELQGSDLWNRFHEIGTEMIITKAGRRMFPSVRVKVRHLDPFKQYYIAMDIMPVDSKRYRYVYHSSQWMVAGNTDHSCIAPRLYVHPDSPCSGETWMRQVISFDRVKLTNNEMDDKGHIILQSMHRYKPRVHVIEHDPRLDLAQIPSLPAEGVHTFSFSETQFTTVTAYQNQQITKLKIDRNPFAKGFRDPGRNRGVLDGILESYPWRNPISLDFKPFALELQDGSSGSPGGCVGLSPLKSLLPPSTCPTSSGPFALSCASDSALHGLSVPFCYKISPATSLLAARAYNSHGAEGLRGYQGLLRPLAAADFPLLSALHSKKVASCRGQCLQGPPGASSACFLHLQGLRGSGVNSVHHDPLPSTLASPYSLYGCGLPTTPQLSSLARQHAKLANGGGAAATAASSATQTESLLRQAALWHPAINHCL; translated from the exons ATGCAGGGTCTGAGTTCGCGGGCTCACGCCTTCTCCGTGGAGGCGCTGGTTGGGAAAAGCTGCAAACGGGTGAAAGTAGAAAGCGAAAAGGATGAGCGACTGCAGGATCACTCAACGCCCGAGAAGGAGCGTAGCTCGTCAGCAGGAACCATGATCGCCGATGGGGAAATGCAGG AAAGCGAGAGGCGGAGGAAGGCGTCCCTGCTTTTACGGAAGCCCGTGGACAGCGAACGCGATCCGGAATCGGAGAGAGAGGTGCGCATGGAACTTCAAGGGTCGGACTTGTGGAACCGATTCCACGAAATTGGCACAGAAATGATAATCACTAAAGCTGGCAG GAGAATGTTTCCATCGGTTCGGGTAAAAGTAAGACACTTGGATCCGTTCAAACAATATTACATCGCCATGGACATCATGCCCGTGGACTCCAAGAGATACAG GTACGTGTATCACAGCTCCCAGTGGATGGTGGCGGGAAACACTGATCACTCGTGCATAGCGCCTCGGCTATATGTTCACCCCGACTCGCCGTGCTCGGGGGAGACGTGGATGCGTCAGGTCATCAGCTTTGACCGTGTCAAACTCACCAACAATGAGATGGACGACAAAGGCCAT ATCATCCTGCAGTCAATGCATAGGTACAAGCCACGCGTCCATGTAATTGAGCACGACCCCCGCTTGGACCTTGCTCAGATCCCGTCTCTGCCGGCTGAAGGCGTGCATACTTTTTCCTTCTCAGAAACCCAGTTTACCACAGTGACAGCGTACCAGAACCAACAG ATAACCAAACTGAAGATTGACAGAAACCCTTTCGCCAAAGGTTTCAGAGACCCAGGGAGAAACAG GGGGGTTCTGGATGGGATCCTGGAGTCGTATCCATGGAGAAATCCAATCAGTCTGGACTTCAAGCCCTTTGCGCTGGAGCTGCAAG ATGGCAGTTCTGGGTCCCCGGGTGGCTGTGTGGGCCTCTCACCCCTGAAGAGCCTCCTGCCCCCGTCCACCTGCCCCACCTCCTCTGGCCCCTTTGCCCTGTCCTGCGCCTCCGACTCGGCTCTCCATGGCCTCTCCGTCCCGTTCTGCTACAAGATTTCCCCCGCCACCAGCCTCCTCGCTGCGCGTGCCTACAACTCCCATGGTGCCGAGGGGTTGCGGGGATACCAAGGGCTGCTGCGGCCCCTGGCTGCGGCTGACTTCCCCTTGCTGTCCGCCCTGCACAGCAAGAAGGTGGCCAGCTGCAGGGGCCAGTGTTTGCAGGGACCGCCCGGGGCATCGTCAGCCTGCTTCCTCCACCTGCAGGGGCTGAGAGGGTCAGGGGTCAACTCAGTGCATCATGACCCCCTCCCATCAACGCTCGCCTCGCCGTACAGCCTGTACGGCTGCGGTCTGCCCACGACGCCCCAGCTGTCTTCGCTGGCGCGGCAGCACGCCAAGCTGGCCAATGGCGGAGGCGCTGCCGCCACCGCCGCATCGTCGGCGACACAGACTGAGAGCCTCCTGCGCCAGGCAGCGTTGTGGCACCCGGCCATCAACCACTGCCTCTGA